Within Amycolatopsis sp. cg5, the genomic segment GGCCAGCACGACCAGCCCGACCCCGGCCACCCCGGCGGCCAGCACCGCGGCGGCGGTGCCATCCGGCAGCGTGAGGAACTTGCCGGCCAGCGCGGCCGCGGTGAGCAGCACCGCACCCGCGAAACCCACCCACTGAAGCTGCTTCAAATAGCCCGATCGCACGTGGTGAGTCTCAATCTGGTCGGTGGATGTCTGCTGGCCAAGATACGCGAGTGGCCGGCCGGCATCGTGCGGCTTGCACGGATCCCGGCACGCGCATGCAGAGGTCGTGAGTGGTACGGCCGGTTCTAACCGGCGAAAACACTCACGACTCAGGCTTGGCCGGACCAGGGGAGCCGGACCCGGATCGCCCATGGCACCAGTTCGCCTTGGCCGACGAGAGGCAGCGCGGGGAGGTCGTCGGCGGCGCTGCCCGGCAGCGGGGTGTGGTCGAGAACCAGCTGCGGCTGGCCGAGCACACCGATCTCGGGCGTGGCGCTCTTGGTGGCCGCGACGATGACGGACAGGCCGATGTCCGCCGCGTGCGGGAGCATCTCGGCCAGTGCGGCGAGTGGGTCGTGCCTGGGCTGGAAGAGGTCGTGGTTGTCGATCACGACGAAGAGCCGGGGGCCTGTCCAGCCGGGGTTGTCCATGCGTTTGCGGAGCGCGCCGAGTACGTCGGAGATGATCTGGGGATCGGGTTCGAAGCCGCTCGAGGTGGCGAGCACCTGGTCCGGCGGGAGGACGCCGGTGATGGCGTCGTCGTGGAGCAGCAGCACCAAGGCGTCGGCGATCGGGAAGCGGCGGGCGATGCCGCGCAGGATGGTGCGGAGCACGGTCGACCGGCCGGTGCCGGGTGCGCCGAGTATGACCAGGTGCTGGCCGGGTTTGAGCGGGAGGCCGACGACTCGCTCGGCTTGTGCTTCGAGGGCTAGTGGCAGCCGCTCGGCCTCGAGGTCGAGACAGGTCAGCTCGTCGTAGGTGAAGACGCCCACCGGCGGGGTGAGCGGCTGGGCGCGGACGGCGGGGCCACGCAGGCGGAAGCGGACTTCGCGGACGTCCTCTGTGGACGGTCGGGCCACCTGGAACTCGGTGCCGTCGTGGAGGTAGGCGTAGAAGAAGTGCGCGCCCTGGTTGGTGATGGTGCGGCGGACGGGCCTGCCCAGCGTCCGCGCGTCGCCGGACGGGTCGGGGAATCCGCTCAGGCTGACCCGGACCGGGATGCGGCGGTGGAGGTCGGTGAAGGCGTCACGGTCGTCGGCGAGTGGCACGCGCCTCGACGTGATCAGCAGCGACATCTTGAGCCGCTCACCGAGTGTGGCCAGTCGCCGGAGACTGTCGGCCAGCGCGGGCACGACGATGATGTCCGCGACGGCTTGGTCCGCGAACACGACCAGGTGGGGCAGGGCCGTGAGCATGCCGGCTTCGTCGGCGGCGAGGCGGCGCCTGAGTTCGTCGTCGAGCAGCGCGGTGAACCGGCGGATGGCGGCCGTGTCGGGGGTCGGGAGGTATGCGGCGGTGTTCGGCAGCGTCGCGAGGTCGGCGAGAACGGTCGCGTTGGACTCCATGACCAGGAATTGCACCGTCGCGGGGGAGTACTGGGCGGCCAGGCTCACCGCGATCGTGCGCAGCAGCGTGCTCTTGCCGCAGGCCGCGTAGCCGCCGATCCAGGCGTGGCGCCCGGCGTCGAGGTAGACGGGCTCGTCGTTCGCGAAGCCGATCCTGGCGGTGAGCGGTTGCCGCGGAGCAGCCTCGGCGGGAGCCGGGAGCGCGTCGAATGCGGGGCGTCCGGCGTCGAACGCGACCTGAACCGTGCCCTCGCGACGGGTGCCGTCGAACCGGGCGCGGCCGAGCGGT encodes:
- a CDS encoding FtsK/SpoIIIE domain-containing protein; translation: MYEQDASYPGTVPQPLDHDTRWPGHPPEWFLRVQVGHQQELDLKVTPHVLVTGAGKSSLLRTIVAGLAHRFSPYTVQFAIADDFLSGTVPHLATNASDRRALLARALDDEIWRRRHLTDFSREPALVLVFDDADRLIAEHPELLGVLATIGREPLGIYLVLSAADPTGLSGLPLTRLNVANPLLTSREEFTGFGQTFFYYIHPVRPLFRPELLTYARMLAADPGAKLPLGVLAGGSLTTMTLDLAVDPHVQVLGGPGRGKTSTLWTIIRSVRNHYAPGEALVIDGSGPVGTLRAELLRRLGSRDLWQGPKLFVVVDDRDRYEVDPLTPIADLLHHGAAIGLHILESARTAESRLDGVLQLRLSGHPDPWLSATPGYGPWHPPEPAPLGRARFDGTRREGTVQVAFDAGRPAFDALPAPAEAAPRQPLTARIGFANDEPVYLDAGRHAWIGGYAACGKSTLLRTIAVSLAAQYSPATVQFLVMESNATVLADLATLPNTAAYLPTPDTAAIRRFTALLDDELRRRLAADEAGMLTALPHLVVFADQAVADIIVVPALADSLRRLATLGERLKMSLLITSRRVPLADDRDAFTDLHRRIPVRVSLSGFPDPSGDARTLGRPVRRTITNQGAHFFYAYLHDGTEFQVARPSTEDVREVRFRLRGPAVRAQPLTPPVGVFTYDELTCLDLEAERLPLALEAQAERVVGLPLKPGQHLVILGAPGTGRSTVLRTILRGIARRFPIADALVLLLHDDAITGVLPPDQVLATSSGFEPDPQIISDVLGALRKRMDNPGWTGPRLFVVIDNHDLFQPRHDPLAALAEMLPHAADIGLSVIVAATKSATPEIGVLGQPQLVLDHTPLPGSAADDLPALPLVGQGELVPWAIRVRLPWSGQA